A stretch of Gossypium hirsutum isolate 1008001.06 chromosome A06, Gossypium_hirsutum_v2.1, whole genome shotgun sequence DNA encodes these proteins:
- the LOC107962565 gene encoding protein SRG1 produces the protein MIMERVSKAFLKAMTMNSELAKLGSSLLVPSVQELAKNPLKEVPPRYVRTDEDSPIISRTNPLPQVPVIDMQKLSSKEELEQLHYACKEWGFFQLINHGVSPSLVEKMKMETQEFFNLPMEEKKKVWQKPDELEGYGQAFVVSEEQKLNWGDMFYMITLPTYLRKPHLFPNLPLTFRETLEAYSVELKYLAMKLLEVMGKALGMDPNDLRVLFEEGHQGMRMNYYPPCPQPELAIGLNSHSDAVGLTILLQINDMEGLQIRKNGIWVPIKPLPNAFVINIGDIMEIVSNGIYRSIEHRATVNSVKERVSVATFYSPKLEGDMGPAPSLITPQTPSLFRRIGVADYFKGLFSRELHGKSYLDVLRLQNEEINKN, from the exons ATGATTATGGAGAGAGTTAGCAAAGCCTTTCTCAAAGCAATGACTATGAACTCAGAGTTAGCAAAGCTAGGAAGCTCACTCCTGGTGCCTAGTGTCCAAGAGTTAGCAAAGAACCCATTGAAAGAAGTTCCACCTCGATACGTACGCACTGATGAAGACTCTCCCATCATATCTCGCACAAATCCGTTGCCACAAGTTCCTGTCATAGATATGCAGAAGCTATCTTCCAAAGAAGAACTGGAGCAGCTGCATTATGCATGCAAAGAGTGGGGTTTCTTCCAG TTAATCAACCATGGAGTGAGCCCTTCATTGGTGGAAAAAATGAAGATGGAGACCCAAGAGTTTTTCAATCTTCCAATGGAGGAGAAAAAGAAGGTTTGGCAAAAACCAGATGAACTAGAGGGATATGGACAGGCCTTTGTTGTGTCCGAGGAGCAGAAGCTTAACTGGGGAGATATGTTCTATATGATCACTCTTCCAACTTATTTAAGAAAACCTCACTTGTTCCCTAATCTCCCACTCACCTTCAG AGAAACCTTGGAAGCTTATTCTGTAGAACTGAAATATCTTGCCATGAAACTGTTAGAGGTTATGGGAAAAGCTCTAGGGATGGACCCTAATGACTTGAGAGTGTTGTTTGAGGAAGGGCACCAAGGGATGAGGATGAACTACTATCCCCCATGTCCACAGCCAGAGCTTGCAATTGGTCTCAACTCCCACTCTGATGCCGTTGGCCTCACCATTCTACTCCAGATCAACGACATGGAAGGCCTCCAGATAAGGAAAAATGGGATTTGGGTTCCGATTAAACCACTTCCAAACGCATTTGTGATCAACATCGGAGACATCATGGAG ATTGTTTCCAATGGGATTTACCGAAGCATTGAGCATCGTGCGACAGTGAACTCAGTTAAAGAAAGGGTTTCAGTTGCTACATTCTACAGCCCCAAATTGGAGGGGGATATGGGTCCAGCACCAAGCCTGATTACCCCACAAACTCCATCACTGTTCAGGAGAATAGGCGTTGCTGATTACTTCAAGGGTCTTTTCTCCCGCGAGCTCCACGGGAAATCCTATTTGGATGTCTTGAGACTTCAAAACGaggaaatcaataaaaattaa